The sequence TGTTGATGAACCTTACCTCTTTGTTCCGATTCCGGTTGAAAATCACAAGTTAAAAGAGACAGACCCACAGCTTGCACTAGACTGGCGTTATAAAACGAGAGAGGTGTTTGTTTCTCTATTTTCACAAGGCTGGGCTGCCTGTCATGTGATCCGCAAAAAGGACGAGCTTTGTGAGTATTATGTGCTTTGTAAACGGAGCGAATTGGGTTTATAGATTAAAACAGTTGGAGGCATACAACATGAAATTAGATCGTGTCGTTTTAAGACATTTACAGATGGAGATGAAATCTCCGTTCGCGACAAGTTTTGGTACGTTTAAAACAAAAGAGTTTATTTTAGTAGAAGCGATTGATGAAGACGGGGTTTCAGGCTGGGGTGAAGCAACCGCCTTTGATGCTCCGTGGTATAACGAAGAAACGGTAAAGACCAACTGGCATATGCTTGAGGATTTTCTAATCCCATTAAGCCTAAAAGAAAAGATCCAACATCCAAACGAATTGAACGAGCGCTTTGCGTTTATTCGGAAAAATAATATGGCCAAAGCAGCCATTGAAGGCGCTGTTTGGGATCTCTACGCAAAAAAACAGCAGCAACCATTAAGTAAGCTGATTGGCGGCAAGAAGAAGGAAATCGAAGTTGGGATTTCGATCGGCATTCAAAAAAATGTGGACGAACTGCTTTCCTTAATCGACGGGTATGTGGCAGAAGGTTATCGCCGCATGAAGGTAAAAATTAAGCCAGGCTGGGATGTGGATGTGATTGCTGCAATCCGGAATAAATTCCCTGATATCCAGTTAATGGCAGATGCTAATTCTGCCTATACATTAGCTGATATCGATTTACTGAAGCAACTGGATCCATTCAATTTAACGATGATTGAGCAGCCACTCGCATCTGATGATATTATCGACCATGCGACTTTACAAAAGCATGTGAAAACCCCGATCTGTTTAGACGAAAGCATCCATTCTGTTGAGGATACAAGAAAAGCCATCCAACTAGGAAGCTGCGGGATTATTAACATTAAGATCGGTCGAGTTGGCGGGATTACAGAATCAATTAAAATTCATGATCTTTGTAAGGAACATGGAATTCCCGTTTGGTGTGGCGGCATGCTTGAGGCGGGTGTTGGACGAGCCCACAATATAGCGATTACAACATTAGATCAGTTTATATTGCCAGGCGATACAGCAGCCTCCTCCCGTTATTGGGAACGAGACATCATTGACCCTGAAGTAACAATGAAGGATGGCATCATCACCGTTCCAGACGCACCTGGAATTGGCTATAAAGTCAATCGTCAAGTGGTTGATCAATATACAACTTATAGTAAAACGTATCGGTGAAACGTGGGGACGGTTCTCGCGTTTCATTCCGTAGTTTACTCAGATTAATAGCAGGTGAATCCCTGCTGAGGTCATTAAACCTCGGTATGGCTTATCGGAGGGGTCCCTGTAACGACCCGATTATTTCGTGGATAATGATGTGTTAGATAAGACGGGGGCGAGGGCGAGGGTCTCCTCCTTTCCATGCTGCCATTATAAGATTGAGATTCCCCAAGCATATGTTAGGAAACTCATTATTATGCGGTAATACTACTAAATATCTCATATCGAGCTGAAATCCACGGGTTGATATTTCATTTAATCTATGTTTTAATATCATTAACTTAATATTAAACTTGTTTTTTGGAGGAGTCTGTCACCAAGGGGATTGTGTGCCCTTTGGTAGCAGGCTCCTTTTTGTTTTCACTTGATGGTTGAATATTATGAATTCATCAAAAATTAATTCGAAAGGAGTTATTAACAATATGAACTTTGCTTTATTTTTACACTAACTATTAAGGAATAAGACCTTTATCGAAAGAGAAAGTTACATCTATATAATAAACACTTTTTTAAATAAAAAAAGGAGGTTGGTTCCTTGACGTTATTACATTGGGCTGTGGTTTCCCCCTTTATATTTGCCATTATCATTCCCTTTTTATATAGATATATAAGAAAAATGCATACGGGCTGGTTTGTACTCATCTTGCCTTTGGTCTTATTTATCTATTTCCTTACCTTCTTACCTGATACATCCTCAGGTAATGTGATTCAACAGAAGATGAATTGGGTGCCTTCATTGGGCATTAACTTCGATCTTTATGTGGATGGGTTAAGCTTATTATTTGCCTTGCTCATTACGGGGATCGGAACGTTAGTCGTTCTTTATTCGATTTACTATTTATCAAAAACAAAGGAAAAGCTAAATAATTTCTATGTTTACCTTCTATTATTTATGGGCGCGATGCTCGGAGTCGTTTTATCGGAAAATTTAATTGTTATCTATGTCTTTTGGGAAATCACAAGTGTTGCTTCAGCTTTATTAATTAGTTACTGGTTTGAGCGCGAAAAATCGATTTATGGTGCTCAGAAATCAATGTTCATTACCGTATTTGGTGGACTATCCATGCTTGGAGGCTTTTCTTTACTGCATGTGATTACAGGTACGTTTAGTATTCGAGAAATTATTGCCAATGCGGATCTTGTTCTTGCAAGTCCTCTCTTATTACCAGCGATGATTTTGGTCCTGCTTGGGGCATTTACAAAATCAGCACAATTTCCGTTCCATATTTGGTTGCCGGATGCGATGGAAGCTCCTACACCTGTTAGTGCGTATTTGCATTCGGCTACGATGGTTAAAGCGGGAATCTATTTAGTCGCTCGTCTCACGGGAGTATTTGGCGGAACACCTGAATGGTTTTGGACGGTTTCACTCGCAGGAATCATCACCTTGATTTGGGGATCTGTCTCTGCTGTCCGTCAAAAAGATTTAAAATCCATCTTAGCTTTTTCAACGGTGAGTCAACTTGGGATGATTATGAGTTTACTTGGCGTTGGTTCTGCCGCTTATTATTTTGGAGATAGTGACAATGCAATGTACACAACCGCCATTTTGGCAGCCGTCTTTCACTTAATCAACCATGCCACCTTCAAAGGTAGCTTATTTATGACGGTGGGAATTATTGATCATGAAACAGGTACGCGGGATATTCGTAAGCTTGGCGGACTTTTAACGATCATGCCAATCACAGCAACGATTTCCTTAGTTGGTTTAGCATCGATGGCTGGGTTGCCGCCATTTAATGGATTCTTGAGTAAAGAATTGTTCTTAATTGCCATGGTTAATGTAACTAAATTTGAATTTTTCAATTTACAAACATGGGGGATTCTTCTTCCGGTTATTGCTTGGATTGCAAGCATCTTTACCTTTGTCTACTGTGCGATTCTTTTCTTTAAAACGTTCACTGGCAAATTTCAACCGGAAAAACTGTCAGTTAAACACGTACATGAAGCACCTATCGGAATGCTGATTAGTCCTATCATTCTTGGTTTGCTTGTCGTACTATTTGGATTGTTCCCGAACCTTTTAACTAATTCCATCCTTGAACCAGCAATAACGGCAATTCTGCCAGGAATTTTTGAGGCTGGTCAACCGTTAAATTTCCATATCTATCATTGGCATGGACCTACATTAGAACTATTCATGACGATTGGGGTCATCGTATTCGGAACCTTGATTTATAAGAGTATGAAAAAATGGTCAAAGACCTCCTTTTATCAAAAGGAGCGGGATTTATTTAACTATGCATATGATGGCGGTTATGATGGCCTCATTAAAGGATCACAATTCATCACCCGTTTACAAATGACTGGAAGGCTTCGCGACTACTTTATTTATATGATCGCCTTCATGATTCTCATTTTAGTCTATACACTCGTTCGCTTTGATGCTTTTGCGATCAATACAACAAATTTATCGCCGATTGAGCCATTTATGTGGATTGTTTCGCTTATTTTTATTGCAGCGGTGATTTCTGTACCGTTTATTAACAACCGAATTACAGCGATTATCGTTGTCGGTGTTGCAGGTTTCTTGGTCTCCCTGATGTTTGTTCTTTTCCGAGCACCAGATTTGGCTCTAACCCAGTTGCTTGTTGAAACGGTATCCGTTGTCTTGTTTATGCTGATTTTCTACCATTTACCAAAGCTAAGAAAGGAAAAGATCAAGGCTCGTTTTAATGTCGTTCATTTGCTTATTTCTATTGCCGGTGGAGCGATCATTACCCTGATTTCCTTAAGTGCTTATGCATTAGGCTCTGATGCCGGGTTTGCAAGTATTTCAGAATATTTCATTGAAAATTCGAAAGTACTGGCTGGAGGCTATAACATTGTTAACGTCATTCTCGTCGATTTCCGCGGATTGGATACGATGCTTGAAATCCTCGTGTTAGGGATTGCGGCTCTTGCTGTTGTTGCCTTCATTAAACTTCGCATGAAAGGGGATGAGGATGTATGAAGCAAATGAAACCGAACAACAATATGATGATCCAAACAATTACAAGAATTGTGACACTGATCATTCTCGCCTTTTCCGTTTATCTTTTCTTGGCGGGGCATAATAACCCTGGCGGTGGTTTTATTGGCGGACTCATGACCGCTAGTGCGTTATTACTTTTATATTTATCCTTTGATATGAAAAAAATCAAAAAAGCGATTCCGTTTAATTTTACCCATTTAATCGGGATCGGATTACTACTAGCTGTTGGTACTGGGGTTTCTACGATGCTTTTCGGTTTTCCTTTTTTAACCCATTTCTTTGATTATTTTCAATTTCCGATTTTTGGGGAAGTGGAACTTACGACAGCATTAGGCTTTGATCTTGGGGTCTATCTCGTTGTTATTGGAATCGCCTTAACGATCATTTTAACGATTGCGGAGGATGAAAAGTAATGGAAATATTAATGTCAGTCATGATCGGTATTGTTTTTACCGTTAGTATCTATTTATTTTTGTCCAAAAGTCTATTACGTGTCATCTTCGGCACGTTGCTTTTATCACATGGAGTCCATTTGTTATTGATGACGATGTCTGGATTACAAAGGGGAGCTGCACCGCTATTAAGTTCAGGAGCAGAAGCCTATACGGATCCGTTGCCGCAGGCCCTTGTTTTAACGGCAATTGTCATCAGTTTCGGGGTAACTTCATTATTACTTGTTCTGGCTTATCGAACCTATAAAGTATATAAAACAGACGACTTAGAACAATTAAGGGGTTCTGCTGATGAATAACATAGTCATTCTTCCGATTATCATTCCTTTTATAATCGGAGCCTTATTAATATTTTTTTCGAAAAACCATCGGGTGCAAAGGGTTATTAGTGGAATAGCTGGCGTTGGTTTACTTGTGCTTTCGATCTACTTAGCATTTTTGGTCTATCCAAATAATACCCTTGTTTTAGAGGCTGGAAATTGGCCGGCACCGTTTGGCATTGTCCTTGTTGCTGACTTATTAGCAACACTTATGCTGCTATTAACAAGTATTATTAGTACGGCCTGTCTATTCTTTGCTTTTAAAACAATTTCTCCTCAGCGAGAAAAGTTTTATTTCTATCCCTTTTATTTCTTCCTTTTAACAGGAGTAAATGGTTCGTTTTTAACAGGGGATATTTTTAACTTATTTGTATTTTTCGAAGTAATGCTCATGGCTTCCTATGCGCTGATTGCTCATGGAGGTACAGCCTTACAGCTTCGAGAATCGTTTAAGTATGTGATTATTAACGTATTTGCATCTGCTCTATTTGTTATTGCTGTTGCTTTACTTTATTCCGTAACTGGAACACTAAATATGGCTCATATTGCCCAAAGGGTTGCTGAGCTTGAACAAACGGGTATTTTAAATGTAATCGCCATCCTGTTTATGGTTGTGTTTGGCATGAAAGGGGCCTTATTCCCTCTTTATTTCTGGCTGCCTCGTTCCTATTATGGACCACCTGCAGCAATCGCTGCTTTATTTGGCGGACTGTTAACAAAAGTTGGAATTTATGCCCTCATTCGAATGTTTACGTTGATCTTCAATCATGAATCTGATTTTACACATAAAGGGATTATTACGTTACTTGCAGGTCTAACCATGCTTCTTGGCGTATTAGGTGCAGTTTCGCAATTTAACTTTAAGCGAATTCTTTCTTACCATATTATCAGTCAGGTTGGTTATATGGTGATGGGACTTGGAATTTTCACACCGTTAGCGGTAGCTGGAGCGATTTATTATATTGCCCACCATATGATTGTTAAAACTGCGCTGTTTTTATACGCTGGAGTGGCGCAAAGAATTACAGGTACCAACGACTTGAGACAAATGGGCGGATTGCTTAAAACACACCCTTTGCTCGCATGGATGTTCTTTATCACCGCGATCTCCCTTGCTGGAATTCCACCTTTTAGCGGATTCTTTAGTAAGTTTCCAATTATCTTAGCTGGTTTCCAAGAAGGACAGTATGTAATATCCGGTGTCGCGCTGGTCGTTGGACTATTAACTTTATTTTCCATGATGAAGATTTTCAGCTATGCCTTTTGGGGAAAACAGAAACATTCAGAAGAGCAAGCTAAATTACCTGTTGGAAAATTACTATTGCCGATTATCCCACTTGTTGCGTTAACCATTATTCTTGGATTTGGAGCTGAGCCTGCTTTCCAATATTCCATGGTGGTTGCCGAACAAGTCTTAGATCCATCGGTTTATATTGAATCTGTTCTTAAGGAGTAGATGCCATTGGCTTATCAAATATTAATCAATATCGCACTTGCCGTCATTTGGACGTTTTTACAAAACAATTATAGTTTATCCAGTTTTTTCTTTGGCTATGCAAACGGACTATTGCTGCTTTATATCCTACGTCGCTTTTTAGTTTTTGATTTCTATTTTATTCGTGTCTGGGCCATAATTAAGCTTCTGTTTCTTTTCCTTAAAGAACTCGTGGTTGCCAATATTGATGTGATTAAAATTGTTCTAAATCCAAATTTGAGTAATTATACTCCAGGGATTGTGGCGGTTCCAACGAATCTTAATACAAAGTTTGAAATTACGTTATTAGCTTCCCTGATCTCTTTAACACCTGGTACGATATCGATGGACTTTTCAGACGATAGTAAAATTATTTACATTCATTCCATTCATATCGAGGATCGCGAAGAAATGATTGCTCAAATCCACAATACGTTTGAACGTGCCATTATGGAGGTGACGAAATAGTGCTTGATACCGTCGTTCACATTGTTTTAATTATGCTTGGTGTTTCTCTTTTTGCTTGCTTTATCCGAACCATCATCGGCCCTACCCTGCCGGATCGAGTATTGGCTCTCGATGCGTTTGGTGTTCAGCTTATTGGATTTATTGGAGTTGTGATGATTTTTCAAAACAGCATTGCATACTCTGACGTGGTGCTCGTACTAAGTATTCTTTCGTTTATCGGCACTATCGCACTATCAAAATTTATTGAAAAAGGGATGGTGTTTGATCGTGAATGAGTGGATTGTAAGCATACTTTTGATTATTGGTGGATTTTTAACTCTCTTGAGCTCAATCGGGTTAATACGACTTCCTGATGTATACGGACGTGCACATGCGGCTGGAAAAAGTGCGACTCTTGGCGTCATGTCTTTAATGTTTGCCGCTTTTATCTATTTCGCCGGCTCAGGAATCATGAATGCTAAAATACTATTAGCCATTCTATTCATCTTCATCACAGCACCCGTATCATCGCTTGTCATCAGTCGTTCAGCCTACCGAATTGGCGTTCCACTATCTAAATACAGCACCCATGATGAGTTAAAGCAAGTAGAAGAAGCTTCAAAAATGGAAAATGTGCAATAACTGTTTGTAGATAAGTTCATAAGACGAGAAAAGAAGCTGGTATTGGATATCAGCTTCTTTTCTTTTTGGCCAGATCACCGACCAAGTCACTGTGACGACCCGAATTATCCCCTATTATTTCGAATGCCATTTCCAGGCACTTGAGATGATGTCTTCTAAGTTGTATTGGGCTTTCCAGCCTAGTTCGCGGTAGATTTTATCCGATGATGCGACGAGTTGTGCCGGGTCGCCTTCGCGGCGGTCGGACATAATGGCATTCGCCTTTTTACCGGTTACCTTCTCACATGTTTCAATGACTTCTTTGACAGAATAACCTAGCCCGTTTCCAAGGTTGTAAGTCGCGGTTTCTTTTTTCCCGGAAAGCAATGCCTCTAAGGCTAAAATATGA is a genomic window of Niallia sp. XMNu-256 containing:
- the menC gene encoding o-succinylbenzoate synthase, giving the protein MKLDRVVLRHLQMEMKSPFATSFGTFKTKEFILVEAIDEDGVSGWGEATAFDAPWYNEETVKTNWHMLEDFLIPLSLKEKIQHPNELNERFAFIRKNNMAKAAIEGAVWDLYAKKQQQPLSKLIGGKKKEIEVGISIGIQKNVDELLSLIDGYVAEGYRRMKVKIKPGWDVDVIAAIRNKFPDIQLMADANSAYTLADIDLLKQLDPFNLTMIEQPLASDDIIDHATLQKHVKTPICLDESIHSVEDTRKAIQLGSCGIINIKIGRVGGITESIKIHDLCKEHGIPVWCGGMLEAGVGRAHNIAITTLDQFILPGDTAASSRYWERDIIDPEVTMKDGIITVPDAPGIGYKVNRQVVDQYTTYSKTYR
- the mnhG gene encoding monovalent cation/H(+) antiporter subunit G; translated protein: MNEWIVSILLIIGGFLTLLSSIGLIRLPDVYGRAHAAGKSATLGVMSLMFAAFIYFAGSGIMNAKILLAILFIFITAPVSSLVISRSAYRIGVPLSKYSTHDELKQVEEASKMENVQ
- a CDS encoding Na(+)/H(+) antiporter subunit F1 — translated: MLDTVVHIVLIMLGVSLFACFIRTIIGPTLPDRVLALDAFGVQLIGFIGVVMIFQNSIAYSDVVLVLSILSFIGTIALSKFIEKGMVFDRE
- a CDS encoding Na+/H+ antiporter subunit E gives rise to the protein MAYQILINIALAVIWTFLQNNYSLSSFFFGYANGLLLLYILRRFLVFDFYFIRVWAIIKLLFLFLKELVVANIDVIKIVLNPNLSNYTPGIVAVPTNLNTKFEITLLASLISLTPGTISMDFSDDSKIIYIHSIHIEDREEMIAQIHNTFERAIMEVTK
- a CDS encoding Na+/H+ antiporter subunit D; this translates as MNNIVILPIIIPFIIGALLIFFSKNHRVQRVISGIAGVGLLVLSIYLAFLVYPNNTLVLEAGNWPAPFGIVLVADLLATLMLLLTSIISTACLFFAFKTISPQREKFYFYPFYFFLLTGVNGSFLTGDIFNLFVFFEVMLMASYALIAHGGTALQLRESFKYVIINVFASALFVIAVALLYSVTGTLNMAHIAQRVAELEQTGILNVIAILFMVVFGMKGALFPLYFWLPRSYYGPPAAIAALFGGLLTKVGIYALIRMFTLIFNHESDFTHKGIITLLAGLTMLLGVLGAVSQFNFKRILSYHIISQVGYMVMGLGIFTPLAVAGAIYYIAHHMIVKTALFLYAGVAQRITGTNDLRQMGGLLKTHPLLAWMFFITAISLAGIPPFSGFFSKFPIILAGFQEGQYVISGVALVVGLLTLFSMMKIFSYAFWGKQKHSEEQAKLPVGKLLLPIIPLVALTIILGFGAEPAFQYSMVVAEQVLDPSVYIESVLKE
- a CDS encoding Na(+)/H(+) antiporter subunit B gives rise to the protein MKQMKPNNNMMIQTITRIVTLIILAFSVYLFLAGHNNPGGGFIGGLMTASALLLLYLSFDMKKIKKAIPFNFTHLIGIGLLLAVGTGVSTMLFGFPFLTHFFDYFQFPIFGEVELTTALGFDLGVYLVVIGIALTIILTIAEDEK
- a CDS encoding Na+/H+ antiporter subunit A yields the protein MTLLHWAVVSPFIFAIIIPFLYRYIRKMHTGWFVLILPLVLFIYFLTFLPDTSSGNVIQQKMNWVPSLGINFDLYVDGLSLLFALLITGIGTLVVLYSIYYLSKTKEKLNNFYVYLLLFMGAMLGVVLSENLIVIYVFWEITSVASALLISYWFEREKSIYGAQKSMFITVFGGLSMLGGFSLLHVITGTFSIREIIANADLVLASPLLLPAMILVLLGAFTKSAQFPFHIWLPDAMEAPTPVSAYLHSATMVKAGIYLVARLTGVFGGTPEWFWTVSLAGIITLIWGSVSAVRQKDLKSILAFSTVSQLGMIMSLLGVGSAAYYFGDSDNAMYTTAILAAVFHLINHATFKGSLFMTVGIIDHETGTRDIRKLGGLLTIMPITATISLVGLASMAGLPPFNGFLSKELFLIAMVNVTKFEFFNLQTWGILLPVIAWIASIFTFVYCAILFFKTFTGKFQPEKLSVKHVHEAPIGMLISPIILGLLVVLFGLFPNLLTNSILEPAITAILPGIFEAGQPLNFHIYHWHGPTLELFMTIGVIVFGTLIYKSMKKWSKTSFYQKERDLFNYAYDGGYDGLIKGSQFITRLQMTGRLRDYFIYMIAFMILILVYTLVRFDAFAINTTNLSPIEPFMWIVSLIFIAAVISVPFINNRITAIIVVGVAGFLVSLMFVLFRAPDLALTQLLVETVSVVLFMLIFYHLPKLRKEKIKARFNVVHLLISIAGGAIITLISLSAYALGSDAGFASISEYFIENSKVLAGGYNIVNVILVDFRGLDTMLEILVLGIAALAVVAFIKLRMKGDEDV
- a CDS encoding Na(+)/H(+) antiporter subunit C produces the protein MEILMSVMIGIVFTVSIYLFLSKSLLRVIFGTLLLSHGVHLLLMTMSGLQRGAAPLLSSGAEAYTDPLPQALVLTAIVISFGVTSLLLVLAYRTYKVYKTDDLEQLRGSADE